The Mytilus galloprovincialis chromosome 4, xbMytGall1.hap1.1, whole genome shotgun sequence genome contains a region encoding:
- the LOC143073233 gene encoding tetraspanin-33-like, giving the protein MARRREKSEINPIVKYLLFSLNFVFWIFGLAFAILGTYILILKHKVVKDAFDFFLDPSTIMCTAGAVIVFVAFFGCMGALRENTCFLQFFNYLVTFMFVGEIVFVIFVFVFYFVPDAREQLGLFPEKSMHEAIIKYGVVDDDDMVNFIDNIQQTLKCCGLGDKEDGFLDWNDNMYYNCTTTSKSPEKCSVPASCCKIKEGDIRNILCGKNVMDPKPDGSVAPGANVDKIYTVGCLKSLGNWINSNALVAGGVLLGVLIPQMFIMCVSRTLRYQIKAQKAKWDRPENRPNKFQGDGPYYINVPKDRNQRVGRYHGVNNPTFDHHS; this is encoded by the exons ATGGCACGCAGGCGGGAAAAATCGGAAATTAATCCAATCGTTAAATACTTATTGTTCTCTCTAAATTTCGTTTTCTGG atttttggtCTCGCCTTTGCAATTCTTGGAACATACATTCTTATTCTGAAGCATAAAGTAGTGAAAGATGCTTTTGATTTCTTCTTGGATCCGTCCACTATTATGTGTACTGCGGGAGCAGTCATTGTTTTTGTAGCATTCTTTGGTTGTATGGGTGCTTTGAGAGAGAATACATGTTTTTTACAGTTT tttAACTATTTGGTAACATTCATGTTCGTTGGAGAAATTGTCTTTGTGATATTtgtgtttgtattttatttcgtaCCGGATGCTCGAGAACAACTTGGTTTATTTCCAGAAAAATCTATGCACGAGGCAATTATAAAATATGGCGTTGTAGATGATGATGATATGGTCAACTTCATAGATAATATACAGCAAACG TTGAAATGTTGTGGACTTGGAGACAAGGAAGACGGATTCCTTGACTGGAACGACAACATGTATTACAATTGTACCACTACCAGTAAATCACCAGAAAAATGCTCTGTTCCAGCATCTTGTTGTAAGATCAAAGAG GGTGATATTAGGAACATATTGTGTGGAAAAAATGTCATGGATCCAAAA CCAGATGGCTCTGTAGCCCCTGGGGCAAATGTGGATAAGATTTACACAGTTGGTTGTCTGAAGTCTCTTGGCAACTGGATTAATTCTAATGCTTTAGTGGCCGGTGGTGTTTTGTTAGGAGTTCTGATACCTCAG ATGTTCATCATGTGTGTTTCGCGAACATTGCGGTACCAAATAAAGGCACAGAAGGCAAAATGGGATCGTCCAGAAAATAGACCTAATAAATTTCAGGGTGATGGACCATACTATATAAATGTTCCAAAAGACAGAAATCAAAGAGTGGGAAGATATCATGGAGTGAACAATCCAACTTTTGATCATCATTCTTAA